CCGACATCCGGCTTGGCGAGTACAGGCGGCGTAGTTAAATATTGTTTGAGTTGAGTAAATGCTTCTTCGCACTTCTCGTCCCAGATAAACTTCTTGTTCCCGCGCAAGAGGTCGTAGAACGGTAGACACTTGTCTGTAGACCGAGAGATGAATCGACTGAGTGCGGCAATCTGGCCCGTGAGCCGTTGGACTTCTCTGCTATTTTTCGGACTTGGAAGGTCCAGGACTGCCGAGATCTGCTTTGGGTTGGCTTCAATTCCTTGCTGCGTTACTATGTAACCGAGGAACTCTCCTGAGGAGACTCCAAAGGTGCACTTTGCCGAGTTCAGTTTCATGCCGTACTTATTGAGAGTTTTGAAACAATCTTGTAGGTGGTCGAGGTGGTCGGCGGCGTGTAGCGAGTTAACGAGCATGTCATCGATGTATACTTCCATTGTGTCGCCGAGCTTATCTGTGAACATTCGGTTCAcaagtcgttggtaagttgctccCGCGTTCTTTAGGACGAATGGCATGACTTTAAAACAGTAGGTTCCCCTATCAGTGATAAAAGCCGTTTTCTCGCGGTCGTCAGGATGCTCGCGGTCGTCAGGATGCATCATGATCTGGTTGTATCCGGAGAACGCATCCATGAATGTGAACATCTCATTTCCGGCTGTGGATTCGACCAGGCGGTCAATATTGGGAAGTGGGTAGCTGTCCTTTGGGCAAGCTTTATTGAGATCAGTGAAGTCGACGCAGACGCGCCACTTTTCATTCTTCTTTTTGACCACCACTGGATTTGCTAACCATTCAGGGTAGCGTACCTCCGCGATTGAGCCAGCACCGAGTAACCGCTCGACTTCTTCGTTCACAGCCTTCGACCTGTCAAGACCTAGCTTACGTCTCTTTTGTCGGATGGGCTTGAAGATTGGGTCAACGTTAACTTTGTGCGTCGTTATTGCTGGATCGATTCCTTTCATGTCCGACATGGACCATGCGAACGTAGATACGTTCTTCTTGAGGAAGTCGAGGATCGACTGTTGCATATCCTCAGATAGATATGCGCCGATACGTGCAGTCCGGCTTGGGTCCGTGTCGTCGATGGGTAGCTCGAGGACTTCGTCCTTCTGGGGGCAGGTTTTGGAGATCGGAGGAGAGACAGAGTTGACGGGTAGAGAAGAACGTTGGAGCTTAACAGTGGCGATCAATAGGTCTCGAGCGGCCTTCTGATCTACTCGTAACGTTTTAATTGCTCTGTCTGTTCCGGGGAACTTGATGCACTAGTGATAGGTGGACGGGATCACTTGCATCGAGTGTATCCAGGGGTTTCAAGAATCGCATGATAAGGCGCCTTCGTGCATACGACAGCAAATTTGACCGTTCGAGTAACTCCACAGGCACATACTGGAAGACGGATCATCCCAAGTATTGTTTCAGAAGATCCGTTGAAGCCAGTTAATGTCCTGGATGATGCCTTAATGTCATTGAGGTCAATTCCCATCTTTTGCAGTGTCCCGCGGAAGATGAGGTTGACGGAGCTTCCTGTGTCTATGAGTACTTCCGTTACGTCATACTCCCCAATCAATAGAACGACAAGAAGGGGGTCGTTATGGGGGATGTGAATCCCAGCGGTGTCGTCAGGCGAGAAGGTTATCGGAGGGTGACTTGGTGACCTAGTTGGCCACCTCTGCGAGGTCGCAGCCTGCCGGCGATAATCCTTGACAGAGCGAACAGAATTACCGCAGGGAGGAGAGCCGCCCATAATACGTTTAGTCGTGGTCTCGAGTTTACTAGCTTGAAGTTAAAGAAGGCGCGCAGGTCAGAGAATGCGTCGTCGTCGTTTTGCGGCAGCGTAGAAATGCCTGGCGTCTTAGTTCGTTCCAACTGTCTCCGAAGATTTGTGGGCTTCGAACGGTTGAGGAGAATGCGTAGATCGCACATGTTGGCGTTGAGTTTGTCTCGAAGATTGCTGCTAGAACGTTTTGGACGCTCTTTCAGGACAGGACCACTGGTCAGGAGACGTTGGGAATTTCGTGAGTTCAGCGTTAGCCAAAGATCAGTATCTTCGGAACTTTTACCGTCCTCGGGTTCGGGCTTTCGCTTGAGGAAATCTCTCAAATCTCCGGGTGCAGGTGCATCATCGTTTTCGTCGTCTGACAAAAGGGTTTGTTGAGAGAGTATAACTTATATGCGCCTGCGGTTAGTTGGCTGTTCTTCGTCAGCAGAAGAGTCGTCGTTAGCGTCATCCTTTGGAGCCTTATCCTCGTCTTGTTGATGCGTCTCGTTTTGTCGGCCTTTGCCGGTCGCCTTGCGCTGGgctcttctttctttatttttgctcCAACTTTTTCTGTTTTTGGGATTAGCTTTTAGAGGCTCGAATTTGAAGTTGCCGCTGGTGAGAGACGAGAGATAGTGTGCATAGAGTAATTTACACTCCGTTGTATCGTGCCCTTTGACGTCATGATACTTTCAGTGTTTGGAGAGATCGACGGTTCTGGAAGGGCCCGCCGTTGGACCTGCTGCTATTACAGGTTGAGTCCTGCAGACAGCGTTAGTTGGATCGTCAGGCGAGTGGAGCTCTCTGACCCATTTGTTCCACCCTTCTCCTCGGACCACCATGGTCGAAATCGGTACGTTGTTTTCGTTGACGATATACATGTCACCGTCTTTACGGCTGTTTTTGTCGCTAGAGGCATGCTGACGCGGTTCTGCCCGAGTGTCGGCGTTTTTTGTCGCAGAAGTTTTTGCCGCGTTCATCTTTCTGATGATTGCCTTTgtatcttcttccattcggaTGAAATTGTGAGAGCGAGCGATAGCGTCTTGGAGAGAGGTGGTTGGATTCTGGTATAAGTCCTCACGGAATTTGGAGCGGAACCACAAGGTGTTCATCAGGGAATCGATGGCGATGTCGTCTGGGATCGCGACCCTTGAGACCACTGCTTTGAACTTTTCCATGTAGTCGCGGAGGCTCTGATCTTTAGTTTGGGACAGGTTCCATAGAATGGAAGCAGTAGCggtgcgctttgtgaacataatGTATATCTTGAGGAATGCCGCTGATAGGTCACGGAAACTACTAATCGAGTTCTCTTCGAGTTGGGAGAACCAGGTCAGGGCTTGCTCGTGGAGAGTCTCGACGAACAGTTTACAGTAGCCAGCGTCCCTTTCTTCATCGGAGAGACGAGCCCGTGCCATCGCAATGTTGAAAGCTTTCATGTGTTCGACGGGGTCTCCGCCGGGTTTGTACTCCGGTAGGGGCAACTTCTCTATCTTTTTGAGCTGCACGTTGTTTAGTGCACTGGTGAAAGGGGTTCGTGAGGTTGCGGCGAGTACACTCTCGATTTGCGGGGCTGCACTAGTAGCTTGATGGATCTTCGAGCTCATTTGCTGAAAGCCGAGTTTGAGCTCGGCGATATCGCGTATGGTCGCGAGATCTGGTCCTATCTGGGGAGCGTCGGCGGGGAGGGGTTCGTTAGGTTTTGAGTCGTCTGAGACGTGGTTGCCGCCCATCGCCGTAGGGTTTTTGTTGAAGAGGAGACGGCGTATCAGTTGGGGACGGCTCGTCTGGCCGTCAGGAGCTGTGAGTGCTGCGACCAAAGCAGCTAGCTGTTCGTTGGTCGTTTTTTGAACTTTGTCTTGTCGAGAGAATCGAGCCATGACGGAGCTCATGAAATCTGCGGGGATTGGTGGTGCGGCTTCAGGCGTAGGATTTGGTTTCTCAGCCTGAAGCGCCGAAGGTGGCGTCTTCTTGAGACATGTAGATCTAGAACGTTACTTTATTCGAgtcccacggtgggcgccaattgtttgTACGGGGTTCAGTCGACTAGGTTGAAAGAACTCGAAAGTGGGATGAATAAAGATGTTTTATTAGATATGACCAAGAGGTTACAAGAGTGACAAAGAGTTAAGGAGACAAGCCGGTGCTCAGGGAGCTAGCCGGAGAGGTACAAAGCGAAGAGAGATAAGGAGAGactaaaaccctagatctagccacTCATTATATGTGTGTGTAAAGTGTCGATCCCCCTCTTGTTGTTGCCTCCTCTCCTTTTATATGCTCCACGTCCTTGTGTGCCCTTATCTGAACGTGTCGCTTGGGCCTTATCCGAGCAGGCAGAGTAGATGGGCCTTCGGAGAGCCCCTTTTGAGCCATATACTTTCAGTCGGCTTCGTCAGCTAAGAGCACTCTGGGGTCGAGTCGATGTACTTACTCGCCGAGCCGAGTAGGTTTCCTGCTTATTGAGCTAGACCTTGTTATTCGATGGcccttgtggagggatgtaatccatctcctacatgAACAGTGCCGTGTGAAGGCGAAGAGGGGCCAGAGgcaaaaatgatttatttttttatatcaaacaataatattaatttttgggaTTTTTGCTGATAAAGAACAAAAGAAGTATACTTTTGTCCACTTACAATAAGAATCCCAATTTTTGTCcccttggaaaaaaaaaactgaaaaacttGTTTTGTCCTTTTTAGTAAAATACagttaataaaaagaaataaaaatgtaactagtaaaaaaaacaaaactttcttCGTCTCCGACTCCCGTTTTTAAAAGGCAGAGGCGATTTCAAATCGCCGGCGTCGACACTTTCTTTCTCTTGATATGTGCACCCGCGcggatattaatttttatttaggaAATGAAATGATTGCGCAGGTCCATTATTTACTTGGTGTAATAAGAGGGATGAAGGTGTGATTTGCAAGAAGTTGGATAGAGTTCTATTAAATGATGTTGCTTTAAAGAGATTTCCTAATGCCTATTCAGTATTTGAGTCGGGAGGATGCTCAGATCACATGAGGTGCAAGATCCAATTCATTCCACCACCTGAAAAGTTGAGAAGACCTTTTAAGTTTGTCACTGCCATTGGGTGGTTGCCTACGTTTCTACCAAAGGTACAAGAGTATTGGGATTCAACTCAGAGGCTGTTTCTGTCTACTTCTGCAATGTTCAGATTCTCTAAGAAATTAAAGAATCTGAAACCTCTAATCCGTGAGATAGGTAGAGAGCAACTGGGTAACCTCACAAAGAGAGCTAAAGAAGCTCATGAGATATTATGTGACAAGCAGAAGCACACGCTATTGCATCCTAGTGAAGATTCAGTGAAGGAGGAAGCTGAGGCTTATGGAAATTGCTTCATGTTGCAGCACTGGAAGAGGATCATCTGAAACAGAGGGCTAAGCTCCATTGTTTAGAAGTGAGAGACCAGAATAATAAAACGTTCCATAATGCCATATGTTCTCGAAAGGCACAGAACACTATTCGAGAGATCAGATGAAAGGATGGTCGTATTAATAAAAAGCACTCGGAGATAAAGGTGGAAGCAGAGCAGTTCTTTTCAGAATTTCTGAATCAGATTCCTGATAGTTTTAATGGTGCAACTACAGAGGAATTACCGAATTTACTGAAATTTCGGTGCAATATAGAGGACTGTGGGAAGTTGGAGGAAGAAGTTACAGAGGAGGAAGTTCGTAAAGTTTTGTTTGATATGCCATCAAACAAATCTGCAGGACCAGATGGGTTTCCTTGTGAGTTTTTCAAGATGACTTGGCCCATTCTTGCAAATGACTTCACGGTTGCAGTAAAATCGGTTTCCAAGTATGGTTTTCTACCTAAAGGGATTAATTCTACAATCTTAGCtttggttccaaagaagaatgaTTCTATGTAGATGAGAGATTATCGGCCCATAGCTTGTTGTAATGTCCTCTATAAGGTGGTTTCGAAGATTTTGGCTAATCGATTCAAAGGGATTCTGCCTCGAATCGTTTCTGCAAATCAGTCTGCGTTTGTTCAAGGCAAATTATTGATGGAGAATGTGTTATTGGCTTCAGAGTTGGTAAAGGATTATCACAAGGAAAATATCTCCTCAAGGGGCTTGATGAAAATAGATATATCCAAAGCATTTGATTCAGTGCAGTGGTCTTTTGTGCTGCGAACTCTGAAGGCTTTAGGATTCCCGGATAAATTCATTCACTGGATTAATCTCTGCATCTCTACTCCTTCGTTCTCGGTGCAAGTAAATGGAGAGCTTGCTGGGGATTTTCAAAGTGCGAGGGGTCTAAGGCAGGGTTGTTCTCTGTCTCCTTACCTCTTCATGTTGTGCATGAATGTTTTATCTCATAAGATTGATAAAGCAGTTGCAGAGAAGAGATTTACCTTCCACCATTGCTGTAAGCAAATCTCCTTGACTCATCTCTGTTTCGAGGATGATTTAATGGTGTTTGTGGAAGGATCAAAGAAGTCTATAGAGGGGGCTTTATCAGTCTTTGATGAGTTTGCCAGTTGGTCAGGTCTAAATATCAGTATAGAGAAGTCAACTACATATATGGCAGGGGTTTCAGATGAAGAGAAGAGTAGAGTTCTGCAGAATTTTCCGTTTGCAGAAGGGACTTTGCCAGTTCGGTATTTGGGTTTGCCTCTCATGACAAAAGCTATGAGAAAGCAAGATTACTTGCCACTAGTAGAGAGAGTCAGAAGCAGAATAAGCACTTGGACTTGCAGATATCTATCTTATGTTGGCAGAGTGCAACTAATTAAGGCTGTGTTAATAAGCATAATAAACTTTTGGGCATCTGTATTCAGGTTACCGAGTGAGTGTATAAAAGAAGTTGAACAGCTCTGTGCCTCATTTCTTTGGACAGGTCCGGAACTGAAAAGCACAGGTGCAAAGGTAGCGTGGAAAGACATTTGTAAACTTTATTGTGAAGGAGGGCTGGGAATCAGAGCTTTGAAGGAAGTGAATAAGGTAGCTGGTTTGAAATTAATATGGAGGTTGTTAACAGGGGATTCTCTTTGGGGGAAGTGGATCAAAAACAACTTACTAAAGAGGAAATGTTTCTGGGAAGTGAAGAAGAATACTCAGGTTGGATCTTGGATGTGGAGGAAATTATTGAAGCAAAGAGACACAGCTAAGAGGTTCTATAAGAAAGAGATAGGAAATGGCAGAAGCACTTCCTTTTGGTATGAGAATTGGTCTTCTAAAGGGATTTTATTTGAGAGTTTGGGTGAAAGAGGAGCTCTGGTCATGGGAATAAGAAATGAAGCAACAGTGGAAGAAGCAGTGCTTAAAGCCAGAAGAAGAAGGCATCGAAATACGTTGCTAACTGAAGTGGAGGCAGAGGTGACTAAAGTAGAAGAGAAGGTGTGTGAAAACTCAGAAGATGTGTGTCTATGGAAGTGCAAATCAGGATTTAAAGAGAAATTTTCAACTCGGGAGACCTGGGCGTTACTAAGAGAAGATCATACTCAGTGTAGTTGGGTGAGAGGTATATGGTTCGCGCAAGCCACTCCTAAGTTTGCTTTCATGGCTTGGCAAGCAATGATTAATAAACTTGCAACTATGGATAGAATTGAGAGATGGAGTCAAGGTGTGGATGTTACATGTGTTCTTTGCAAGAGAGCTGGAGAATCTCGCAATCACTTGTTCTTTGAATGCTCATACGCCTCTCAGATTTGGGAGCATCTTGTAAAGGGGATTCTGGGAAGAGATTTTACTACAGACTGGTCGGAAGTTGTGGTGTTGTTATCGCGGGTTGATAATGACAAGAAGAGATCTTTCTGTACTCGATATGCTTTCCAAGCTATTGTTCACACAGTATGGATGGAGAGAAACAAAATAAGACATGGAGAGAAGCCTTTACCTTTGGAAGTAATGAAGAAGCAGATTGACAAAGGAGTTAGGAACAAGCTAAGCCTAATGAGATTGAAAGGAGGAAAGGGTATGGAGAATGCTCTTCAATATTGGTTTAGTACAAGAGTGTAGATAATTAATCCTTAGAAGTATAAGTTGCAAAAGATTATGATTTTCTTATTAAGGTCTACACTTGATCTAAAAgggtttttttgatgaatataaatttaacattcattaaaaaaaaagaaaaaaaaaatgattgcgCAGGACAGCCATATTAATTAAATGGAATCTAAACGATACGCAAGATTGGGCTATAAATATGGCCTCTAAATTTGGAAAATGATTTAAACTATATGgtagaaaaaaatcaaattaaataaatagttcTGATTATATTTTGGACATaagttatttaatttatctgAAATTGAGTTATTAATTAGAAAAATTGTGAAAAAGGAAATTAGAAACTCTAAATAATCAGTTAAAAAAGCAAGAAATTTtgtgtacttctattttaatagaatagacgAGGCTCTAGTATATATTAACTTTACTAATGAAACACAAGCTTTTCTGAGTTATGTCAGCAAAtcctcatatatattaattgagaagtcattTTAGTGATTTATGCTGACGTGTCGCTCATAGAAGAGCTCTCCAATTAATTgctataatttgattggttgatgattttttattttctatttatttaaataaaatttttaaaaggaaactattcatagaattacctaatctaatctatgtttccaaacatacaattaagcattttaaatatagatgaattaacataatttgtttatagaaataattgttataatttgattggttgatgatttttcattttctatttatttaaataaaatttttaaaaggaaactattCATAGAAGTACCTAATctaatctatgtttccaaacatacaattaagcattttaaatatagatgaattaacataatttgtttatagaaataattaaatatctagattacattatataaattgataagatacatataaatacatatgatactatagaaaccattataaaaatggtttttattatgtttatattagttgtgaataaaataaatcatagattttagaaatataattattctaaacttaataatattaattaaatacactcattcactatatataatataaaaatgtgtcaaatgaatgcaaaacactcaaatatataattctaaaaaatttcaatcattttCCAGTGACAAagtgagaagtcactttagtgatttatGCTGACGTGTCACTCATAGAATAGCTCTctaattaattgttataatttgattggttgataaTTTTtcagtttctatttttttaattaaagtttttaaaaggaaactattCATAGAATTATCTAATCTAATTTATGTTTCCAGACATACAATTAAGCTTTTAAATATAGATGAatcaacataatttttttttgatgaaatttttaatttattgatcCTTCAGAGAAAGTTTATTACAATAGGATAGCATTAGATTAGAACTTAAAACTATAAACGATTAAGACTTAAACTCGCCATATATTTCTTCCTAATCGAAAACTTCAAACCATCTCCTCAGGAGTCCATTGAACTTGTGACCGAACTTGTAACCAAGGGAGGTGATCCTGTTTTTGATACCTCTGTTGATAGTTTTGATCATTTGCTGAGTACCCTGATATCCTAGTTGGTGCCTTCGTGTATTCCTTTCTCGCCATATATTGTACACGACAGCGTGGAACACTAGACGGGTGAGAATCATATCCATCTCATTGGCTGTGCCTTCTTGTGTATACCTTAGCATATCATGCCAGTCCGGGTTGATCCTCCTACCTACCAATCTGCTAGCGAGACGATCCCAAACCGTATAAGAGTATGGGCATGCGAAAAACAGATGATCTCGTGTCTCGTCTCTTTCTCCACATAACACACATCCCTGGTTGATTCCCCATTTTCTCATTCTATCACCGGTTGATAG
This Brassica napus cultivar Da-Ae chromosome C6, Da-Ae, whole genome shotgun sequence DNA region includes the following protein-coding sequences:
- the LOC125588405 gene encoding uncharacterized protein LOC125588405; the protein is MARFSRQDKVQKTTNEQLAALVAALTAPDGQTSRPQLIRRLLFNKNPTAMGGNHVSDDSKPNEPLPADAPQIGPDLATIRDIAELKLGFQQMSSKIHQATSAAPQIESVLAATSRTPFTSALNNVQLKKIEKLPLPEYKPGGDPVEHMKAFNIAMARARLSDEERDAGYCKLFVETLHEQALTWFSQLEENSISSFRDLSAAFLKIYIMFTKRTATASILWNLSQTKDQSLRDYMEKFKAVVSRVAIPDDIAIDSLMNTLWFRSKFREDLYQNPTTSLQDAIARSHNFIRMEEDTKAIIRKMNAAKTSATKNADTRAEPRQHASSDKNSRKDGDMYIVNENNVPISTMVVRGEGWNKWVRELHSPDDPTNAVCRTQPVIAAGPTAGPSRTVDLSKH